One window of Vibrio atlanticus genomic DNA carries:
- a CDS encoding START domain-containing protein → MILPRILAIGLYALSTLTYAAPWQFVKSEDGIIIDKRPHTEGLVEIRAQMQTPTTYSGFLLLLEDSANVPNWIDNVSESRVLMQISEDENIVYTQFKAPWPARDRDMVTYSKYSVEDGQFVLSIKDASDYLAKESGYIRIYDVDALWTLQPLTNGNTYITYTAYANAGGILPNWLMNKLSIDSALSTFKGLKEQLQKYQGQQHPNLPSESR, encoded by the coding sequence ATGATATTACCTAGGATTTTAGCAATCGGACTCTATGCTTTATCAACACTGACTTACGCTGCTCCATGGCAGTTCGTGAAAAGTGAAGATGGCATCATAATTGATAAGAGACCTCACACTGAAGGCTTGGTAGAAATACGAGCACAAATGCAAACGCCCACCACTTATTCTGGTTTTTTGCTGTTATTGGAAGACAGCGCGAACGTGCCAAACTGGATAGATAACGTATCGGAAAGTCGTGTTTTGATGCAGATATCTGAGGATGAAAATATCGTCTATACCCAGTTCAAAGCGCCTTGGCCTGCCAGAGACCGCGATATGGTGACCTACTCAAAATACAGCGTCGAGGATGGGCAGTTTGTCTTGTCGATCAAGGATGCGTCTGATTATTTGGCGAAAGAGTCGGGATACATTCGAATTTATGATGTAGATGCCTTATGGACTCTGCAACCGCTCACCAATGGTAATACCTATATCACCTATACCGCTTACGCGAACGCAGGTGGCATCCTGCCAAATTGGTTAATGAACAAATTATCGATTGATAGTGCACTGAGCACGTTTAAAGGGCTGAAAGAACAATTACAGAAGTACCAAGGCCAGCAGCACCCTAACCTGCCAAGTGAATCTCGCTAG
- a CDS encoding YHS domain-containing (seleno)protein — MSHMKSTSQKITLLAALLGTSFSLMAADLDMSVDNNDLAIKGYDPVAYFANEGPVKGTSEFTATYKNAIYNFVSSENRDEFRSNPSAYAPQYGGYCAFGVAMGKKFETDPLAWKVEGGKLYLNLDKSVQKRWLENTQEFIQDANSNWTTIKTVEAYKL; from the coding sequence ATGTCACACATGAAATCGACCAGTCAAAAAATCACTCTATTGGCCGCGTTACTAGGAACCAGCTTTTCGTTAATGGCAGCAGACCTTGATATGAGTGTCGACAACAATGATCTCGCCATTAAAGGTTATGACCCTGTTGCTTACTTTGCCAATGAGGGGCCAGTTAAAGGCACATCTGAATTCACAGCGACTTATAAGAATGCGATTTATAACTTTGTGAGCAGTGAAAACCGAGATGAATTCCGATCTAACCCATCGGCTTATGCACCTCAATATGGTGGCTATTGTGCCTTTGGTGTGGCAATGGGTAAGAAATTTGAAACGGACCCACTAGCTTGGAAAGTAGAAGGTGGGAAGCTGTACTTAAACTTAGATAAGTCAGTTCAAAAGCGTTGGCTGGAGAATACGCAAGAATTCATCCAAGACGCCAACAGCAATTGGACCACTATAAAAACCGTGGAAGCCTACAAGCTTTAA
- a CDS encoding DNA mismatch repair protein: MALRLPPAWAIVLAGLILNIMAIVMSSLVLDKIEAEKSEYNDRKYGNVYSIQLAWNTIETLERKREAILIHLDKSSAERAQLATILDEALRGQLRSWVSDEVPTISLDNLSKLMTLINSAQESQRTRIDDYYLDNLTLVELIQRLDEKMAFYKNIALFLQVFGLALILARDLARRP; the protein is encoded by the coding sequence ATGGCATTGCGCCTTCCCCCTGCTTGGGCGATTGTCCTTGCGGGGTTAATACTCAACATCATGGCGATTGTCATGTCGAGCTTGGTGCTCGACAAAATTGAAGCGGAAAAATCGGAATACAACGATCGTAAATACGGCAATGTGTACTCTATACAATTGGCGTGGAATACGATCGAAACCCTAGAGCGTAAGCGTGAAGCTATTCTTATTCACCTTGATAAATCATCAGCAGAAAGGGCCCAACTCGCCACTATTCTTGATGAAGCGCTGCGCGGCCAACTTCGGAGTTGGGTGAGTGATGAGGTGCCGACGATCTCTCTGGATAACTTATCTAAGCTGATGACGTTGATAAACAGCGCCCAAGAATCGCAGCGAACTCGAATCGATGATTACTATTTGGATAACCTGACTTTGGTTGAGTTAATCCAAAGGCTTGATGAGAAAATGGCTTTTTATAAGAATATTGCGCTGTTTCTTCAGGTGTTTGGTTTGGCGCTTATCTTGGCTCGCGACCTCGCTAGAAGGCCTTAG
- a CDS encoding alpha/beta hydrolase, with the protein MSDKIYFNTSNKFSFKRSLIGATTNLHYILAPSHAKKTARKLLLTPMRTEQKNADPQGLIKSEIKGRDGVLKTYSLGTGPVWVLTHGWSGTASQFFPLMEHIAAKGFTALAYDHPAHGGSDGVHGHIPAFVNGLEAILDSVGEVAGLVGHSMGTASALECKHVKLENKPLLLIAPVLDYLENLFGSVARSGYSMKLFEAVVGEVEEQFNYPIQSVDPYGKLALRESQTIIVHDEQDKFTKFDVSKRAAYEMDRVTLIATQGQGHGRVMKCPQVFESFDNLIG; encoded by the coding sequence ATGAGTGACAAAATCTATTTCAATACATCGAACAAATTCAGCTTCAAGCGTAGCTTGATTGGCGCTACAACCAATCTGCACTACATTTTAGCGCCGAGTCATGCAAAGAAAACGGCACGTAAACTGCTGCTCACTCCGATGCGTACCGAGCAGAAAAATGCCGATCCGCAAGGGCTTATCAAGAGTGAAATCAAAGGTCGTGATGGCGTCTTAAAAACGTATTCTTTGGGTACCGGTCCAGTTTGGGTGCTGACTCATGGTTGGTCTGGCACCGCGAGTCAGTTTTTCCCTTTAATGGAACATATTGCAGCCAAAGGTTTTACGGCTCTAGCTTACGATCATCCTGCTCATGGTGGTAGCGATGGGGTACATGGTCATATCCCTGCATTTGTGAACGGTCTTGAAGCCATTCTCGATTCAGTGGGAGAGGTAGCAGGTTTGGTCGGTCACAGCATGGGTACGGCTTCTGCATTGGAATGTAAGCACGTTAAATTGGAAAACAAGCCGCTGTTGCTGATTGCACCTGTATTGGATTATCTAGAAAACCTATTTGGCAGTGTTGCTCGTTCTGGTTACTCAATGAAACTGTTTGAGGCGGTAGTCGGAGAAGTAGAAGAGCAATTTAACTACCCGATTCAATCTGTTGATCCTTATGGAAAGCTAGCGCTTCGTGAGTCTCAAACTATCATTGTTCATGATGAGCAAGATAAGTTTACTAAGTTTGATGTGTCGAAGCGTGCAGCCTATGAAATGGATCGTGTCACCTTAATCGCGACTCAAGGTCAAGGCCACGGACGAGTGATGAAGTGCCCGCAAGTGTTTGAGAGTTTTGATAACTTGATTGGCTAA
- a CDS encoding acyltransferase — protein sequence MSSVQHTPSQHIASIELGRVIAILAIIGLHGQMALTYWQIDEVPWIGYVLNQTARFAVPLFFLISGYLIQPKLTASPWTAFINYSKPLLKVWLAWSIICLVMPFNLAKVEEFGYLGEREGYWGFLMNTPLNSFLEGGLVHLWFIPALVCAVLIIALMVEMKLDKLLLPVAILLYVYGVLAGSYTSLTDLSAPFFTRNGPFFSTLMVTLGFLIRQHQWKVSSAKALGLLALGMVIHFAEAAWLTQFDIAFNIHDFLFGTALWGIGVFMWLLANPNIGDYAWLHAISNRMLGIYVCHLLIIILLFNVCGVLGITELAKDITVFFGTFTLSFILIAGIEKTPLRHWLLR from the coding sequence ATGTCTTCCGTTCAACATACGCCTTCACAACACATCGCCAGTATCGAGTTAGGCAGAGTGATTGCTATCTTGGCGATCATTGGTTTGCACGGCCAAATGGCACTCACTTATTGGCAAATAGATGAGGTGCCTTGGATCGGTTATGTGCTCAACCAAACCGCTCGTTTTGCCGTGCCTCTGTTCTTCCTTATTTCAGGCTATCTGATTCAACCTAAGCTCACAGCATCACCTTGGACAGCCTTCATCAACTACTCCAAACCACTACTCAAAGTTTGGTTGGCATGGAGCATCATTTGCTTAGTGATGCCATTCAATCTCGCGAAAGTAGAAGAGTTTGGCTATCTAGGCGAACGTGAAGGCTATTGGGGTTTCTTAATGAATACCCCACTCAACTCTTTCTTAGAGGGTGGGTTGGTACATTTATGGTTCATTCCCGCCCTTGTGTGCGCGGTTTTGATCATCGCCTTAATGGTAGAGATGAAACTCGATAAGCTTCTACTACCGGTGGCCATTCTGCTTTACGTCTATGGTGTATTGGCGGGCAGCTACACAAGCTTAACCGACCTTAGTGCCCCTTTCTTCACGCGTAACGGTCCGTTCTTCAGCACGTTAATGGTGACCTTAGGTTTCCTCATTCGTCAGCATCAATGGAAAGTGTCCTCAGCCAAAGCATTAGGGTTATTGGCGTTAGGCATGGTCATCCACTTTGCCGAAGCGGCATGGCTAACCCAATTTGATATCGCCTTTAATATTCACGATTTCTTGTTTGGTACAGCTTTGTGGGGGATTGGTGTGTTCATGTGGCTTTTAGCTAATCCAAACATCGGCGATTACGCATGGCTTCACGCTATCTCGAATCGTATGCTGGGTATCTACGTTTGCCATCTGTTGATCATTATTTTGCTATTCAATGTCTGCGGAGTATTGGGCATCACTGAACTCGCTAAAGACATTACCGTGTTCTTCGGCACCTTTACCCTGAGCTTTATATTGATCGCTGGTATAGAAAAAACGCCACTGCGCCACTGGTTACTTCGTTAG
- a CDS encoding AEC family transporter gives MNTLWEQFAFSASVTGPICLMLFLGVMLKRIGLINDNFIDVASKVVFQVTLPAMLFLSIVQSNHNFSASSALVAFGVIANFVFFLFTIFSTKLVFKSSKDQGVIIQGGFRANTAIIGLAYVANIYGNQGVALAAIYVASLTVLYNIQAVIALTPKGKDTGAKAIKVIAKSITKNPLIIAIFLAVVFYALSIPIPKMVTDAGQYFANMTLPLALLCTGGSLDISSLKQEKLSTWFASSYKLIASPLLTTLAGWYLGFEGLDLGLIFLMSAAPTAAASYVMARAMGGNSTLAANIIALTTVVSLITCTLGIFALTAMDLI, from the coding sequence ATGAACACACTTTGGGAACAGTTTGCGTTTTCGGCGTCAGTAACAGGCCCTATCTGTTTAATGCTGTTTCTTGGTGTGATGCTCAAGCGAATCGGTTTGATCAATGATAATTTCATTGATGTCGCGTCCAAAGTGGTGTTTCAAGTCACCCTACCCGCGATGCTATTTCTGAGTATTGTTCAATCGAATCACAACTTTTCAGCCAGTAGCGCGTTAGTTGCGTTTGGCGTCATCGCTAACTTTGTCTTTTTCTTGTTCACGATTTTCTCAACCAAGTTGGTATTCAAAAGCTCTAAAGATCAAGGTGTGATCATCCAAGGTGGATTCCGCGCTAATACCGCGATCATCGGCCTCGCCTACGTGGCTAATATTTATGGCAACCAAGGCGTGGCATTGGCTGCTATCTATGTCGCATCTCTGACCGTACTGTATAACATTCAAGCCGTGATAGCACTGACACCCAAAGGCAAAGACACCGGCGCTAAAGCCATTAAAGTGATCGCCAAGTCCATCACCAAAAACCCGTTAATCATCGCTATTTTCTTAGCAGTCGTCTTCTATGCACTTTCAATTCCGATTCCAAAAATGGTGACTGATGCTGGGCAATACTTTGCCAACATGACTTTGCCTTTGGCTCTACTTTGTACTGGTGGTTCTCTAGATATTAGTTCGCTTAAACAAGAAAAGTTGTCTACGTGGTTCGCCTCTAGTTACAAGTTAATCGCCTCACCTTTACTGACTACACTGGCTGGTTGGTACTTAGGGTTTGAAGGGCTCGATCTCGGACTTATCTTCTTGATGAGCGCAGCACCAACGGCAGCGGCAAGCTATGTTATGGCGCGTGCGATGGGAGGAAACTCAACACTCGCGGCTAACATCATCGCTCTTACTACTGTTGTTTCTCTTATCACTTGTACACTAGGTATATTTGCACTCACTGCAATGGATTTAATATAG
- a CDS encoding TetR/AcrR family transcriptional regulator, which produces MSKGKITKEYILSHAFALASENGLESLTIGELAKQCGMSKSGLFAHFNSKENLQLSVLEYSNAIFTERVIIPARELGDGDIEAKLKQLLDNWLGWNHSFQGSCMFIDAWKDAGSETSVIQKALQKTISVWIDYLTIQVAKAVESKQFRADLDPKQATFELYGLYLSANLFYSLRGQQASHTHFWSGVERLVASWKAV; this is translated from the coding sequence ATGAGCAAAGGAAAGATAACCAAAGAGTATATTTTGAGCCATGCATTTGCACTTGCGAGTGAGAATGGTCTCGAGAGTTTGACGATTGGCGAATTAGCCAAGCAGTGTGGTATGTCTAAGAGTGGATTGTTTGCGCACTTCAACTCTAAAGAGAACCTGCAACTCTCTGTACTCGAATATTCCAACGCCATATTCACTGAAAGAGTCATCATTCCGGCGAGAGAGTTGGGCGACGGTGATATTGAAGCCAAGCTTAAACAACTGCTCGATAACTGGCTTGGCTGGAACCATTCGTTCCAAGGCAGCTGCATGTTTATTGATGCTTGGAAAGATGCAGGCAGCGAAACCTCTGTGATTCAGAAGGCACTGCAGAAAACCATTTCAGTGTGGATTGATTACTTGACGATTCAGGTAGCAAAAGCGGTTGAGAGCAAACAATTCAGAGCCGATTTAGACCCGAAACAGGCAACCTTCGAGTTGTACGGTCTCTATTTAAGCGCGAACTTGTTCTACTCATTACGAGGCCAACAAGCCAGCCACACTCATTTTTGGAGTGGTGTCGAGCGCTTGGTAGCCAGTTGGAAAGCGGTTTAA
- a CDS encoding AraC family transcriptional regulator, producing MDLLSQLMEHFSIRTGVFYSGNLCGVSSFNAQQGKEGHLHVLSSGELTLSGAHTECRQLSQPCIIYLPNSTPHAIEGVGEGAELVCANVEYRSGQMNPLLSVLPDMIVIPFEDAPNLMPVIEVLFRESGQASSGQQSSGKQYLMDKLSDALMALIFRHLIEQQKIDSGVFSALAHPRLAAVVTAIHRLPARHFSVAEMASLAAMSRTQFIEAFKREVGETPGDYVQKWRVSVAQSLLLQNKPINWVADEVGYNSYSGFSRAFQHVSGVSPRQWLKESNA from the coding sequence ATGGATCTGCTGTCACAATTAATGGAACACTTCTCGATACGCACTGGCGTTTTCTATTCTGGAAACCTGTGTGGGGTGTCGTCATTTAACGCGCAACAAGGCAAAGAAGGGCACCTTCATGTATTAAGCTCGGGGGAGTTGACCTTGTCTGGTGCTCATACGGAATGCCGGCAGCTTTCTCAGCCCTGTATTATTTACCTGCCGAATAGCACACCACATGCAATTGAAGGTGTGGGAGAGGGTGCAGAGCTTGTGTGTGCGAACGTGGAGTATCGTTCAGGGCAGATGAATCCTTTATTATCGGTTCTGCCCGACATGATAGTGATTCCGTTTGAAGATGCACCGAACTTAATGCCTGTGATTGAGGTTCTGTTTCGAGAGTCGGGGCAAGCATCTTCAGGACAACAATCGTCAGGGAAGCAATACCTAATGGACAAGTTGAGTGATGCGTTGATGGCGTTGATTTTTCGTCATCTCATTGAACAACAAAAAATCGATAGCGGCGTTTTCTCTGCTCTTGCACACCCAAGGCTTGCTGCTGTGGTGACGGCTATTCACCGGTTGCCTGCTCGTCACTTTTCGGTTGCAGAAATGGCGTCATTGGCCGCGATGTCTCGAACTCAGTTTATAGAAGCGTTCAAGCGTGAGGTGGGTGAAACGCCGGGAGATTACGTGCAAAAGTGGCGTGTTTCCGTTGCTCAATCTCTGTTACTGCAAAATAAGCCCATCAACTGGGTTGCCGATGAAGTCGGTTACAACAGTTATTCAGGTTTCTCACGCGCATTTCAGCATGTATCGGGTGTGTCGCCACGTCAGTGGTTAAAAGAGAGTAACGCATAA